From the genome of uncultured Pseudodesulfovibrio sp., one region includes:
- the pgsA gene encoding CDP-diacylglycerol--glycerol-3-phosphate 3-phosphatidyltransferase, translated as MPRDAIWTVPNILTIVRILLTPLFVVAYVGENFNLAWMLFLVAGLTDAFDGFLARVWDQRTQLGAVLDPLADKALLVTSFICLAVKGWIPFWFAVLVVSRDLIIVGGLAVLSFLGVDVKNRIRPIWISKFNTAAQIVLVVSVMIHRTFALDYGYLLGTMVAVTALSTVLSGIAYVRRGFELFSEEVEG; from the coding sequence GTGCCGCGAGACGCCATTTGGACCGTTCCCAACATTCTTACCATCGTCCGCATCCTGCTGACGCCGCTCTTTGTCGTGGCCTACGTGGGCGAGAACTTCAACCTCGCCTGGATGCTCTTTCTGGTGGCCGGGCTGACCGACGCGTTTGACGGCTTTCTGGCTCGGGTCTGGGATCAGCGCACCCAGCTCGGCGCCGTGCTCGACCCCCTGGCCGACAAGGCCCTGCTGGTCACTTCCTTCATCTGTCTGGCCGTCAAAGGCTGGATTCCCTTCTGGTTCGCCGTGCTCGTGGTCAGCCGTGATCTGATCATCGTCGGCGGTCTGGCCGTGCTGAGTTTCCTTGGTGTGGATGTCAAAAACCGCATCAGGCCCATCTGGATCAGCAAGTTCAACACCGCCGCCCAGATCGTTCTTGTGGTTTCGGTAATGATCCATCGTACCTTCGCCCTGGATTACGGCTATCTACTCGGCACCATGGTCGCCGTTACGGCCCTGTCCACCGTCCTGTCCGGCATCGCCTATGTCCGCCGGGGCTTCGAACTCTTCTCTGAAGAAGTCGAAGGGTAG
- the tatA gene encoding twin-arginine translocase TatA/TatE family subunit yields MIGGFGVWELLIILLIVLVIFGAKKLPEIGGGIGKAISNFKKATSEPDEIDVTPKSSSDSEKKDS; encoded by the coding sequence ATGATTGGCGGATTCGGTGTTTGGGAACTCTTGATCATTCTCTTGATTGTACTGGTCATTTTCGGAGCGAAAAAGCTGCCGGAAATCGGCGGCGGCATCGGCAAGGCCATCAGCAATTTCAAGAAGGCCACCAGCGAGCCTGACGAAATAGACGTGACCCCCAAATCCTCCTCCGATAGCGAGAAAAAAGACAGCTAG